From one Lolium rigidum isolate FL_2022 chromosome 4, APGP_CSIRO_Lrig_0.1, whole genome shotgun sequence genomic stretch:
- the LOC124650108 gene encoding QWRF motif-containing protein 7-like yields MESVGGGGSIPRAQAASSRRLGRSTSLASRAGAGAFAYDGMRTAPLFSSANFARSLRKAASFGHKKASAGDADAAAPPPRRALSSKDQNTVHTADVGAVMLSPRRSLTEEPTRRRRGTAGTSPEEASGKGSSTGALRETMARKIKEGPEKEEAAHRARVLSARLLQWRFANARMEMAVARATSAAENKLFYTWLRVAELRNIQAAKRIVAQRRRQKLKLARLLRPQLPLLASWEALEQPHADAVSDLTRVLSAACTSLPVTAGAQAGVEALHETMFACVGMVTEIEANADVFYATAGATSGTLGELARTIRQEVDGLEEVMRLARIVTRLQMHEVSLRSNLIQARQRLDQDMRVAVAVPTSAPPGWCF; encoded by the exons ATGGagtccgtcggcggcggcggtagcATCCCGAGGGCACAGGCGGCATCCTCGCGGCGTCTGGGACGCAGCACCAGCTTGGCctcccgcgccggcgccggcgctttcGCCTACGACGGGATGCGCACGGCGCCGCTCTTCTCGTCGGCCAACTTCGCGCGCTCCCTCCGCAAGGCGGCCTCCTTCGGCCACAAGAAGGCCAGCGCAGGCGACGCGGacgcggccgcgccgccaccccggcGGGCGCTGAGCAGCAAGGATCAGAACACCGTCCACACCGCGGACGTCGGAGCTGTGATGCTGTCCCCGCGTCGTTCGCTGACCGAGGAGCCGACTAGGCGGAGGCGGGGCACTGCGGGGACGTCGCCGGAGGAAGCCTCTGGAAAGGGATCATCAACCGGCGCGCTGAGGGAGACGATGGCGCGTAAGATTAAGGAGGGGcccgagaaggaggaggcggcgcaccGGGCGCGCGTGCTCTCCGCGCGGCTCCTCCAATGGCGGTTCGCCAACGCCCGGATGGAGATGGCCGTCGCCCGCGCCACGTCCGCCGCCGAG AACAAGCTGTTCTACACGTGGCTGCGCGTGGCGGAGCTGCGCAACATCCAGGCGGCGAAGCGGATCgtggcgcagcggcggcggcagaagCTGAAGCTGGCAAGGCTGCTGCGGCCGCAGCTCCCCCTCCTCGCCTCGTGGGAGGCCCTTGAGCAGCCGCACGCCGACGCCGTCTCGGACCTCACCCGCGTCCTCTCCGCTGCCTGCACCTCCCTCCCCGTGACCGCCGGCGCCCAA GCCGGCGTGGAGGCGCTGCACGAGACCATGTTCGCCTGCGTGGGCATGGTGACCGAGATCGAAGCTAACGCCGACGTGTTCTACGCCACG GCCGGCGCCACCAGCGGCACGCTGGGCGAGCTGGCGAGGACGATACGGCAGGAGGTGGACGGGCTGGAGGAAGTCATGCGGCTGGCCAGGATCGTCACTCGGCTGCAG ATGCATGAGGTGAGCCTCCGATCCAACTTAATTCAGGCGAGGCAGAGGCTTGATCAAGACATGCgagtcgccgtcgccgtcccgaCGAGTGCACCTCCCGGCTGGTGCTTTTGA